In Pseudomonadota bacterium, the DNA window GGTCTATGGCAAGATCGGTGAGGCGCTCACCAATTCTACCAACAAGAAGGTGCTTCTTACAGGCGAGTTACAGTCGGGCTATTCGGACCTGGCAGGATCTTTCGCAAAACAGTTTGGATTTTCGCAGGTCGTATGGGACCCGATGCAGCCGGTCGCGGTCGCAAAGGCTGCCGAGATGGTGTACGGCGTTTACGGTGTTCCGACCTTTGCTATCGATAAGGCCCAAGTTGTTGTTAACTTTGGCGCTGATTTTCTTGAGACCTGGGCCAATCCGGTAGGGTATGCGCGGCAGTGGGCCGATGCGCGTCGCGCAGAGAAGCCGCTTCGTTTCGTGCACGTTGAGCCACGCCTCTCCTTAACCGGAGCGAACGCCGATCTCTGGCTTAAATCCAACGTTGGTTCAGAGGCTCGCATAGCATTGTTCCTGATCGGAGCGATGCTTGAAAGGGGCCGCACCAAGGGCCTAAGTGAGGATGTTAAATCAAAGCTCACGCAACTTACCCGCGGGATCTCTCCAACAGAGATTGAGGAGCAGACCGGAATTCCAAAGGCTAAGCTGCTGCTTGTAGCAGAGTACCTGAGCGAGTCTGATTCATCCCTAGTATTAGCCGGTGGAGCAGCTACAGCAACGCAGGATCCGCTGCCGCTACTCGTCGCAGTTAATATCCTTAACGTGATGCTTGGTAACGTTGGCAAGACCATCGACATCGCAGCGGTTAGCACACCGAAATCCTCGGCAGCGCAACTTTCTGCTACTATCGATGATATGCAGGCAGGTAAGGTTGACCTGTTGATTACATGCGGCACTAATCCACAGTTCACCTTTCCAGATGCTTTTGGTTACGAGTACGCAGTTAATAGAGTTGGCATCAAGGGTGAGGGCAAGAAGGTCGGCTTAGTAGTGGCGCTCGCAAGCCACCTCGATGAGACCGCGCAGATGGCTGATTACGTTCTGCCAGTGCACACCTCGCTTGAGGATTGGGGCTACGTTACGCAGAGTAACGGTGGCGTCTCTCTGATGCAGCCAGCGATGCGGCAGATCTTTGATACAAAGAGCGTTGGAGATGTTCTGCTTACGCTCGCTTCACTTGCTAACAAGCAGATAGCCGGTGAGACAGCAACGTTTGATGCTTATGTAAAGTCGAGCTTTCTCAAGGCGACCGTTGGTAAGAGCCCCGTCGATAGCGAGAGCTTCTGGCGCGCCAGTCTTGAAAAGGGTGGGTACTTCCCAGACACAAACACAAACGGCTTGAGCAGTGTTACTCCAAGCATCAATCCAGCCGTATTCTCCCTAACCTTCGGTAAGAGCGTAAAGGCTTTGCATCACGGTGAACTTGCGCTCTATCCGTATCCATCGGTTAAGACCTTCGATGGTCGCGCAGCTAATCGACCATGGATGCAGGAGCTCTCAGATCCGATTACCCAGGCTGTATGGGGAGCATGGGCGGAGCTTCATCCAGATACCGCAAAGGATCTAGGCATCGCGCAAGGGGATGCTGTTATCGTTCGTACCGACAACGGAGAGGTGCATCTGCCTGCCTACGTCACCGAACACGTGCATGTCGGCATCGTAGCTATTCCGTTTGGACAGGGGCACTCGGCCTATGGCCGCTACGCACAGAACAGTGGCCAAGGTGGTAGCGTCTACTCGCTCATTTCAAAGGGGCTCGCGCGCGGTGTTGATACGCTCGCCTTTACTGGAGGTGCGGTTAAGGTTATGCGCGGCCTAGGCTCAGGTAACCTGGTTGTTACCCAGGAGTTTAGTTCACAGGAGGGACGCGAACTGGCCCGTACCACAATTATTACCGGCAAAGCGGCAGCGCATGCACACGGTGATGAGCATGCTGCTGGACACGGGGAACACCACGAACCCAAGCAGATGTATGAGCAGAGGGAGCATCCCCTTTATCAGTGGGGTATGACGATTGATCTCGCAGCATGTACCGGATGCTCAGCATGCGTTGTCGCATGCTCTGCCGAGAACAATATCCCGGTGGTTGGAAAGAAGGTCGTCTCGCAGGGTCGAGAGATGGCGTGGATCCGAATCGAGCGCTACTACGATAAGATTAAAACCGAGGATGGGGGTGAGGAGCTCAAGGTTAGCTTTATGCCGATGATGTGTCAGCACTGCCAAAACGCTCCGTGTGAGCCGGTTTGTCCAGTTTATGCCACCTACCATAACGAAGAGGGTATGAACGCAATGGTATACAACCGTTGCGTGGGAACTAGATACTGCGCCAACAACTGTTCGTACAAGGTTCGGCGCTTTAACTGGTTCCAATATGAGTGGCCTGAGCTGCTTGATTGGCAGCTTAATCCGGATGTGACCAAGAGGACCGCTGGTGTGATGGAGAAGTGCTCCTTCTGTGTTCAACGTATCGTTGGGGCTAAGGATATCGCTAAGGATCTTGGACGAATGGTTGAGGATGGAGAGATTACACCGGCATGCGTTCAAACCTGTCCAACACAGGCGCTGACCTTCGGTAACCTTAAGGATCCAAACAGTCGAGTAAGTAAGCTTGCTAAGCATGAGCGCGCATACAAGGTGCTAAATCACCACCTTAATACGCAGCCATCGGTGAGCTACCTTAATGATATTCGTTACAAGGCTTAGGGATTAGAGAGCTTCAGAAGAGAATCTTACGTATGAAACATAATCAGCACACGCATGACCCAAAGAAAGAAGCCCCGCTAACGTATGCCGAGGTTAACGATACGGTTCTCAAGATGCTTGAGCCACCAGGGACCGGCTGGTACATGTTGCTCTTTACCTGCCTAGCTTTTCTCGCCATGGGGGCTTCATGCTGGTTTTATCAGATGTGGAGCGGATTCGGTGAATCTGGCAAGAGCAGTCCGATCGGATGGGGAACCTACATTACGAACTTCGTATTCTGGGTCGGTATCGCACATTCCGGAACCCTTATCTCTGCAGTTCTCTATCTTTTTAGGGCCTCTTTTAGACAACCGATCTACCGATTGGCGGAGGCGATGACGGTATTCGCGGTTATGACCGCTGGACTATTTCCAATCATCCACCTTGGACGCCCATGGTATGCGCTCTGGCTTATGCCGTATCCGAATCAGAGAGCCCTTTGGCCGAACTTTCGCTCGCCTCTTCTCTGGGACGTATTCGCAGTGTCGACATACTTTACAATTTCAGCCACCTTTTTCTTTGTTGGACTTATCCCCGACATAGCGGCGGCGCGCGACCGTGCTACTACTAAGTTCCGCAAGGTTCTGTACGGTGTAACCTCTCTCGGTTGGCGTAATAGCCACACGCAGTGGAAGCACTATACAGCGGCGTATCTAATCTTCGCGGCTTTTGCTACACCGCTCGTAGTGTCGGTGCACTCGGTGGTATCATGGGACTTCGCGATGAGTATAGTTCCAGGCTGGCACACGACTATATTTCCGCCGTACTTCGTTGCAGGTGCTATCTTCTCTGGGGTTGGCATGGTTATCACGCTAATTATCCCGTTGCGGAAGGCTTTCGGGCTGGAGCGCTTGATCACACCGTTTCACTTCGATGCTATGAGCAAGCTGATCTTGATGACCTCCGGCGTGGTGACTTACGCTTACCTCACCGAGTTTTACATAGCATGGTTTAGTAACAACCAGTTCGAGCGGTTCCAGTTCTGGTTTAGACCGTTCGGGGAGTTCTGGATGGCGTTCTGGGGCATGACCTTCTGTAACTGTATCTTCCCACTGCTCCTCTGGGTTAAGTCCCTTAGGACTAATATCGCGTTCTTATTCGTGCTATCCATCTTTATCAACATAGGCATGTGGCTAGAGCGCTTTAATATCATCTTCCAGTCTCTGACGAGGGAGTTTATCCCTGCAGCATGGGGTGGTTATAACTTCTCATGGATAGAGGTCGGTATTACGCTTGGAGCGTTCGGGTGGTTCGGTATGTGGATGACCCTCTTTATTAAGTTCTTTCCATCGGTGGCTATAGTTGAGATTAAAGAGATCTTGCCACCGCCGATGAGGAACGCAGATGACGGGCACAGTCACGGCATGGCGACACACGCTAACGCGGGGCACTAAAAGGGATCTAAATATATGGTTGAATCTTCAAGTAGAGCTGTTGTTGGAATATTTACATTCATGGATGACGCCCTGAATGCGGTCAAGCAGGTGCAATCAGAGAAGTTTGATTATCGCCTCTATTCGCCAGTGCCGCGCCATGAGATTGAGGAGGTTACTTACCCGCAGAAGAGCCCGGTGCGGATAATATCGTTAACATGCGCCTTTATCGGTTGCTGCTGCGGTTTTGCACTAGCTATCCTATGTTCATTGGATTGGCCGATGAGAACTTCAGCCAAGAACATAGCATCAATTCCGGCCTTCTTCGTGCCTGGGTATGAGTGGACCATCCTGTTTGGAGGGCTCGGCACCCTGCTGGCGATCTTTATCTTTTGTAAGATCCCGAGCGTGCTCCGTACCGCAGGGTATGACCCCCGGTTTTCGCATGATAAGTTTGGAGTGGTTGTAGCTTGCACCGGTAATCAGGTAGAGGGTGTTAAAAAGCACCTTTTTGATTCTGGCGCAGATGAGGTTGACGTTAGGGATAGCTTGTAATTTGAGGTGAGGGAAGAATGAGCGTAGCTCGTTTTAATAAGATAAAAGCGGTTGTTGTAGTAGTAGTAGCTGGTCTACTCCTAACAGGTGAGGCGCTAGCGCTTCCTTTCAACGACGATATGGTGGACGTACAGAAGCGTACCGGTGCGATGATGCGTGACAAGGTTCCAGGCACCGTTGCAATCGGAATGTCGGACTACTACGTTGCATCAAGAGAGGCAGCAGAGAAGCTCACTAATCCTTTGCCAGGTGATGCCAATTCAATTGCGCATGGTAAGCGCTTATTTGCTATTAACTGCCTGCCGTGTCACGGCGATATCAGCAAGAAGCCTTATGCCCCTGGGCTAGTTGGAGCAAAGGCGCTCCAGACCCCCCCCGATCTGACCCTCGATATGTATAAAACGCGCAGTGATGCAAATATCTACGCTACGATCCATTTCGGAATCCGTCTTATGCCTGGCCACGGTTGGAAGCTCTCTCCAACAGAGCACTGGGATATCGTGAACTACGTTAAGAATCAGCAATCTGTAAATCAGTAAGGTTAATAATATGTCGCATGTACACACGGTTCCAGTAAGCATCGAGAAGGTGGTTGATGCTGGTCCGATATCTATCAAGACAAAAACCTACCTATACCTTTGGGCGATGATATATTTCGGAGTAGTAGTTTTTTCCTATAACCTGATGTTCGGTGATGCAGCCACCACCTGGGGCGCATTCTACGTCAATGCAGTTTACTTTCAGGGCTTAGCGCTTGGTGGAGTGATGACCACGGTTATCATGCAGATTGTGCGCGCAAAGTGGGGCGCTCCGGTACGACGCATCGCAGAGGCAAACGTAGCTTATCTACCCGTAGCGTTCGTGATGTTCCTTATCACCTATTTTGGGCGTGAGTACATATTTTACTGGGGTCGTCATCCGATGCCAGGGCGAGAGATGTGGATGGATCCTGAGTTCGTCTACGTACGTTTCTCAGTCCTGTTTTTCGCGCTCTATTTTATGATGGCGCGCTTTGTTGGACTCTCCCTACGTGGTGACGTTGGACTCGCTCGTGAGCGCGCCAAGGACGAAAGACGTTGGGATCTTCCGATTCACAGATTTCTTACGCGCGGTTGGAAAGGAGCTGAGCGTGAGGTTATTCCGCTGCAGCGTAAGATGTCGACGACAGCTCCAGTCATTGTATTTATGTACGCAATTATCGTGTCCTTATTTGCATTTGAGATGATCATGGGGCAGAACCAGACCTGGTTTTCGACCCTCTTCGGTGCATTTATCTTTATCAGCCAGATCTACATCGCCTGGGCCGGGCTGGCGCTTATGACGATGTACTTTGCAAGAAAGAAGAAAGCCTTCGGTGAATTAATTACCACACAGCAATTCTGGGATCTGGGCAAGCTTTGTCTGGGGTTCTGTATGTTGTGGGGATATATGTTCTGGTCGCAGTTTCTTACTCAGTGGTACGGCAATCTCCCTGAGGAGACACAGTGGATGATCCTCCGTACGCGGGAGTTCCCGTGGATGGGGTTGGCATGGGTTGTGTTCCCGATGTCTTTTATAATCCCATTTGTGGCGCTTTTAAGTCGTGATCTAAAGAAGAACCGCGTTACCTATGCAGTTGTCTGTGTGGTGCTTATGACCGGGGTGTGGCTCGATAGATACCTTATTATTATGCCAGAGATGAGCCCGAACTCAATTCCATTCGGACTTACTGAAATTAGCATTTTCATAGGGTTTCTAGGTGCTTACCTGCTTTGCATCAGGAGTTTTCTGAGCAAATACCCGTTTGTACCGATCTCTCATCCATTAACCCATGGAAGTAGGGAGTGGTAGGGTTGAATTACGCACGCAAAGCGTGCTACAAACTCACCTCTTAACTAGCGATTTTTTCGATTCCGGTTGTGATTTATGGCAGTTCCTAAAAAACGAACCTCCCGTTCAAAAAGAAATATGCGGCGTTCTCATCACGCCCTAACACGTACTTATGCTAATATCTGTCCAAAGTGTGCAGAGCCTGTACTTCCTCACCGTGCTTGCGGTGGCTGCGGAACATACCGCGGTAAAGTGGTTAGTGCAGAAAAAACGGCCGCCTAAATGGTGTCTGAGATATAACGCGTGACCTCCAAATCTGAGAGTCAGTCCAAAATGATGCTTCCTATAGCGCTCGATGCGATGGGGGGAGATCATGGCCCAAAGGTGGTGGTGCAGGGTGCAGTTGATGCAGCTCGTGCTACCGGTATTCCCTCGATCCTTGTAGGGGATGAGAAGCAGCTAAATGAGCTGCTCTCCACCTATCCCGATCTCTCCAATCTTCCTATCACTGTCCAGCACGCCTCGCAGGTAATCGGCATGGATGAGTCTCCAGGGCTTGCAATTCGTGGCAAGCAGGACTCCTCTATCCGCGTTGCGTTTGAGCTTGTAGCGGCAGGTAAGGCCTCAGCAGTGGTTAGCCCAGGTAACACCGGCGCTATTATGGCTGCAGGTGTGTTCGTTGGAGGAACGTTGCCAGGAATCGCACGACCCGCGATCGCCTCGCTTATTCCGAAGGGTGTCTCTGGAACCCCAACAGTACTCCTTGATTCCGGCGCTAATACGGGATGCCAAGCCTTCCAGCTCGTTCAATTTGCGTTGATGGGGCATCACTATGCAATGGCTGCGCTAGGGTGCGAGAAGCCCCGTATAGCCCTTCTTTCAAACGGGACGGAGCCAACCAAGGGTAACGATATTATCCGCTCGGCAGCAACGATGCTCTCAGAGGTAGAGGGGATTAACTTCATCGGTTACGTTGAGGGACGCGATATCGCACGCGATGTGGTGGACGTTGTAGTCTGCGACGGATTCGTAGGGAACATCGTTCTTAAGGCCATGGAGGGCAGTGTGGGCCTCGTTGTTGAGTCGGTTAAGGCTATGGTCGAGAAGAGCCTGCGTGCCAAGATAGGACTCTGGCTTGCAAAGCCAGTTCTTAAGAGCGTCTTTAAGGATAAGCTTGATCCCTCTGCCTATGGGGGAGCTCCGCTACTTGGGCTCGGCCAGATAGCTATTAAGTGCCACGGTTCATCCTCTAGTCGGGCTGTCATGAACGGCATCCGCGTAGCCCAGAAATTTGTGGATGAGGCGGTCATGGATAAGCTCAGTGTAGCCTTAAGCCACCTTGATGCGAAGGTAGGTGAGGTCGACCACGATGGCGGTAACGGATGGTCGCGTGTCTTTGAAAAAAAAGTGCGTGCTCCTAAGGATGAGAGGGCAGGGAAGGTTTCTACTGGAGGAGAAGATGACAGAAAATAAGAGAAAGATAGCCTTAGTCACCGGAGCATCGCGCGGAATTGGACGCGCCATAGCGTTAACGCTTGCTAAGCGCGGTGTGTATGTAATCGTAAACTACTCATCATCACCGGACGCCGCACAGCAGACCTTAGACGCAATCCGTGAGGTTGGTAGTGATGGAGAGTTGCGCCAGTTCCCAGTACAGGATAGCGCAGCGGTAGATACGGCCTTCACAGAGATCAAAGCCCAGCACGGACAGCTCGATATCCTGGTCAACAACGCAGGCATTTCGCGAGATGGACTTTTGCTACGCATGAAGGACGAAGATTGGATGGCAACCCTCGCCGTTAATCTTAACGGCTCGTTCTTCTGCGCGCGCGCAGCGGCGAAGCTCATGATTAGGTCCAGGTGGGGCCGTATAGTAAATATCAGCTCCGTTGTAGGAGAGATGGGTAACGCTGGACAGACTCCATACGTCTCATCAAAGGCCGGTATGATCGGCATGACGAAGGCGATGGCTAAGGAACTAGCCTCACGTAATATCACAGTTAACGCTATCACGCCGGGATTTATCGAGACCGATATGACCGCCACACTCGATGAGAAGCTTAAAGCGGAGCATATGAAAGCTATTCCGCTAGCCCGTTACGGACAGGCAGATGAGGTGGCTGAATTGGTTTCGTTCCTGGCATCCGATAGCGCGGCCTATATTACCGGACAGGTGATCGGGATTAACGGCGGGATGTATATGTAGTTGCCACGCAGCTACTATTCTCTTGTAGCTGCACAGAGTCGATAGAGCGCAGCACGGCGATATTTTTCGAATTGTGGCACGAAGCCAGCGCCCAATCTTGCGTCTTGCAGAACCTCGGCTTTGTTTAAAATGCCAGTTAGATCTCTAATAAATCTAAGGCATTCAGGGGTGCGCTTATAATTTTCTGGGGTTATATATTTTTCAAAGTAATAAAAGTTTCCCCTTAAGAGCGAGGTTTGCCCACTCATCGTTACCGGCTCCCACGAACTTCTTTCCTTGCACCACTTCCACTTTAAGTTGTGTTTATTAAGCAGAGCGGGATCTGGAGGAACATCTTTTTTGGCCTCCGGGTAGAGGATCCCCTCATGTTTAAGAAACTCTAGCGCCCTCTGCTGTAGTATATCCGAGCTAAGGGGGAGAGCCTGTAGAGGCACTGGAGGAAGGCATAAACTCTGCCCATCTTTAGGAGCTGGAATTACCTGGATGGGTACGGGTTTAAAGTTATTGACTAGTGAATTAAGGACACGGGTCATATTTACGATCTCGGTTAGGTCCTTCTCTGAGGGGACCCGGATACCGGCGCTAAAGGCTAGCTCGCCTGCTTTGGGTGGTAGATAGGCGTTCTCAATCTTTGTTAGACAGGTATCAGCTAGGCCGCCTAGTGCAAGCGTTTTAGCCCTCTTTAGTAGTGCAGAAAGGGAGTCTGCAATGTCCCTGGTCCCTGAGTTGCTTGGAAGGCCGAGTGCATCATTAAGCACGTTGATATCATATATAGATGGATTGTATGGCCCTGGCCCAGAGTCTCGGTTCCTACTGGATTTGTCATTTTCTTGCCGCATATCCCCTCCATATCCCCTCGATATCTTCTCTCTGGCCCTATTCTTAATCGTTATGGTGCCAGATTAAGAGGATGTTTCCCAATATATCACCCAAAAGATGAGTTTCAGCTCTAAAAGGGGGTGTTTAGCCTAAGGGTACCCCTGCGCGATGACTATATGGCCTCTATAACTACTTATTATTAGGTAGTAGTAGTATAGTTAAGCCTCAACCTCTTGACTATTAGTCCCTGGTCTAATTAGATTCGGGTCTATTCGACGTTCGAGGTCAGAGGCCTTCTGAAAGAGGCTTGTTTGAGATCGAGGGTAGGGCTTGAATGAGATATCTTTCAGGCGACAGCCTTCGAAGTATGACCAAGTCGATTCGTCGTAAATTTATTAAAGTACCATTTAGGAGAACGGTTCCATGGCAACACCTGAAGAGATTTCAGAGCGCGTTAAGTCGATTATTGTAGACCAACTTGGTGTCAGCCTGGAGGAAGTTACTCCACAGGCCTCATTCATTGAGGACCTTGGTGCAGATTCTCTCGATATCGTTGAGTTGATTATGGCCCTCGAAGAGGAATACGAGATGGAGATTCCAGACGAGGACGCTGAGAAGATCCAGACCGTTGATGATGTAACTAAGTACATCCAGTCAAAGAACTAACTGATGCGAGCATATAAAGTTCATCCTTCATAGTAGAGATGAATTTGGTATGCTCTAGGGACCCTTCGAGGTCCCTTTTTTGTTCGTACATTCCGGAGTTTTTAGATGAGCGCCACAACACCATCGTATGAGTCCCGTAGCAGAAAGCTGAATGAAGTTGACCCTGAGATCTACAACCTAATCCAACGGGAAACGGAGCGCCAGGAGTACGGGCTTGAGATGATCCCAAGCGAGAACTTCGTCAGCGAGGCGGTGCTCGAAGCGATGAGCTCTGTACTGACTAATAAATACGCTGAGGGGCAACCTGGAAAGCGCTACTACGGGGGATGTCAGGTTGTTGATGAGGTTGAAAACCTTGCAAGCGCACGAGCGTGCGAGCTCTTCGGTGCTGATTTTGCAAACGTACAGCCGCACTCAGGTGTGCAGGCTAATCAGGCCGTGTTTGAGGCCTTCCTTAAGCCAGGCGATACCTTTATGGGATTGCGCCTTGATCAGGGTGGACACCTTTCGCACGGCAGTCCCGTAAATTTTTCTGGTCGGCACTATAACGTAATTGGATACGGTTTGCGGCCATCGGACTGTCTAATCGATCCCGAGCAGGTCAGGTCACTCGCGCATCAACATAAGCCGAAGCTCATTATCGCAGGTGCTACAGCGTACTCCAGAAAGATCGATTGGAAGCTCTTCCGTGAAGTAGCAGATGAGGTTGGGGCTATTTTGATGGCAGATATCGCGCACTATTCTGGGCTGATCGCTGGGGGTGCATATCCATCACCAGTCAATTATGCCGATATCGTGACAACCACCACGCATAAAACTCTACGAGGTCCACGCTCAGGCATGGTGATGGGCAGGGAGATCCATCGCAAGGCGATCAATAAAGCCATCTTCCCTGGACTACAGGGTGGACCGCACATGCATACGATCGCTGCCAAGGCGGTTATGTTTAAGGAGGCACTTTCTCCTGATTTTAAGATCTATGCGGCGCGAGTTGTTGAGAATGCGCAAGCTCTCTCTGATGCTCTGATCAAACGTGGCTTACAGGTAGTATCTGGTGGAACCGATAGCCACATGCTTGTGGTAGATCTGCGTCCAGTCGGTGTAACAGGTAAGGTAGGAGAGGAGACCTTGGATAGTGTTGGAATAACCGGCAATAAAAATACGGTTCCCTTTGATCCGCAGCCACCAGCTATCTGTAGCGGTGTGCGACTTGGAACTCCAGCCCTGACAACTCGCGGTATGGGGGTAAAAGAGATGGAACAGATAGCGGCTTTTATCCTAGAGGCGCTTAGAAACGTAGGAAATGAGGGTAACTTGAACTCGATACACAGTCGGGTACAGGAGCTCAGCAAGGGCTTTCCACTCTATAAGCATCGTCTCGTATCGTAGGAAAGAGTAAAAAGCATGTTCTGTCAAAAATGCAACTCTGAAAAAACATCTGTAACCGATTCACGCAGCGACGCTGGGGCTATTCGCCGTAGGCGTGAATGCCAAGATTGTGGCTTTCGCTTTACAACCTACGAAAGGGTTGAGCTTATCTTGCCAGTTGTCATCAAAAAGGATGGTCGTCGCGAGATTTTTGATCGCGAGAAGATCTTGGGTGGATTCAGACGAGCCTGCGAGAAGCGCCCTGTAAGTACTGAGGCGATCCATGCAGCGGTTGAAACGGTCGAAAAACGGGCGCAGGAGCTATGCCTAAAAGAGGTCGATAGCCGTGTCGTGGGTGAAGCCGTTATGGATGAGCTACGAAAACTCGATAAGATAGCATATGTGCGATTTGCCTCGGTATATCGTGAGTTCTCAGATGTAAATCAATTCGTTGATGCGCTGCAGAGCCTTGGAACACCAGGTAATGACGCCGAGACCGACAAGCAGATCGGCAACGGATAGCTCTGGAAATCTCATGGCTGTAACAATTAGTCATGCGGCAGATCCATTACCACTTGATTCATTTGAAGATGTGCTAGCCGACTTTAAGAGCGGTAAGGGCGTAATCGTTGTTGATGATAACGACCGCGAGAATGAGGGCGATATATTTTTTGCAACGGAGGCAGTCACGGCAGAGTCAGTCGCCTTCCTTATGACAGAGGCGCGTGGACTAATCTGCGTTAGTGTAGCCGGGGATATCGCGCACCGTCTAAACCTGCCCCTACAGGTGCTCAATAACAACTCCCAATTCCAGACCCCCTTTGCCATCAGCCTTGATCATAGAGACGTTGTGCCGTTCGGTGTAACCGCGGCAGCGCGCGCCTATACCATGCGCAAGATGATAGAGCCTGAGGCTTGCGCTAGTGACTTCGTTAGCCCCGGGCATGTATTTCCTCTTATAGCTAATGAAGCCGGGGTGCTGGGGCGCAAGGGGCATACTGAGGGGGTATTTGATCTAGCGCGTCTGGCAGGAATAACCCCCTCTGGAATCCTCTGTGAGATACTAAACGCCGACGGTAGTATGGCGCGCGGGGCGCAGCTATTAGATTTTGCACGTAAGCATGGGCTCCGTATCACTAGCATCGAAGCGATCCGTAACTACAGGACCCTTAATGAGATAGCGGTGCGACAACTTAGTACAGGCGAGGTTACAACCGACTTTGGACCATTTCAGGCCACCGTATATGCAGATGATGTTGGTGGGAAGGAGCACCTGGCCCTTATACGGGGGGATCTAGCGGCGATGCCGACCTCGTATGCGCCCCTTGTTAGGCTACATTCAGAGTGTCTGACAGGGGATGTCTTCGGGAGCCGCAGATGTGATTGTGGGCAGCAACTCGCCGGCGCGATGCAGCTAATAGTGCAGGAGGGCGCCGGAATTATCCTCTACCTAAGGCAGGAGGGGCGTGGAATAGGGCTTGAGAATAAGGTCAGGGCCTATCAGTTGCAGGATCAGGGGCTCGATACCGTAGAGGCTAATCTGGAGCTTGGATTCGAGGCGGATGAGAGGGAGTTTGCGGTCGGAGCGCATATGTTATTGTCGATGGGAATTCGTGCAATTAGGCTTATTACGAACAACCCCCAGAAGGGCGAGGAGCTTGAGTGGTGTGGTATCTCAATAGTTGAGCGAGTTCCTATGATTGCGGCACCGGATCCGTGTAGCGCGCATTATCTCCGTACAAAACGGGATAAGATGGGGCATGTGTTGTAGAGGATGAGAGCTGCGTGAAATCTAGACGTTTATGCCGCGAGGCGGCGCTGCAGGCGCTCTATCAATGTGATACTCTGGGCGATTTCTCACTAGTGAGATTTGAAACCTTTCTGGCGCATTTTCAGCTGCAGAATAATCTCGACTCAGAGGAGGAGGGTGAGGAGGAGAGTAAGGGCATTCAGGTAGATCAATTTTGCCGTGAGCTAGTCATGGGAGTTATCGAACACTTAAGCTTTATCGACGAGCAGATAACCCTCGCCTCCGTTCACTGGAGCCTGAAACGTATGGCCAGGGTCGATCGGAATATCCTTAGAGTAGCGACCTATGAGCTAGCCTTTCGGCAGGATGTGCCAGTAAAGGTCAGTATTAACGAGGCAATCGA includes these proteins:
- a CDS encoding DUF3341 domain-containing protein encodes the protein MVESSSRAVVGIFTFMDDALNAVKQVQSEKFDYRLYSPVPRHEIEEVTYPQKSPVRIISLTCAFIGCCCGFALAILCSLDWPMRTSAKNIASIPAFFVPGYEWTILFGGLGTLLAIFIFCKIPSVLRTAGYDPRFSHDKFGVVVACTGNQVEGVKKHLFDSGADEVDVRDSL
- the rpmF gene encoding 50S ribosomal protein L32 → MAVPKKRTSRSKRNMRRSHHALTRTYANICPKCAEPVLPHRACGGCGTYRGKVVSAEKTAA
- a CDS encoding 4Fe-4S dicluster domain-containing protein, whose amino-acid sequence is MEGKIVQLNGSSQGEQSVTETGAGLVQISRRRFLQVLGATTALSAAACANPVEQKILPNVKGIPEQIPGVSVWYSSTCTECSAGCGIRVRTREGRAVKIEGNPHSPVNRGSLCALGQASLQSLYDPDRIRQPLKKVRTSATGPVFEPTTWDEVYGKIGEALTNSTNKKVLLTGELQSGYSDLAGSFAKQFGFSQVVWDPMQPVAVAKAAEMVYGVYGVPTFAIDKAQVVVNFGADFLETWANPVGYARQWADARRAEKPLRFVHVEPRLSLTGANADLWLKSNVGSEARIALFLIGAMLERGRTKGLSEDVKSKLTQLTRGISPTEIEEQTGIPKAKLLLVAEYLSESDSSLVLAGGAATATQDPLPLLVAVNILNVMLGNVGKTIDIAAVSTPKSSAAQLSATIDDMQAGKVDLLITCGTNPQFTFPDAFGYEYAVNRVGIKGEGKKVGLVVALASHLDETAQMADYVLPVHTSLEDWGYVTQSNGGVSLMQPAMRQIFDTKSVGDVLLTLASLANKQIAGETATFDAYVKSSFLKATVGKSPVDSESFWRASLEKGGYFPDTNTNGLSSVTPSINPAVFSLTFGKSVKALHHGELALYPYPSVKTFDGRAANRPWMQELSDPITQAVWGAWAELHPDTAKDLGIAQGDAVIVRTDNGEVHLPAYVTEHVHVGIVAIPFGQGHSAYGRYAQNSGQGGSVYSLISKGLARGVDTLAFTGGAVKVMRGLGSGNLVVTQEFSSQEGRELARTTIITGKAAAHAHGDEHAAGHGEHHEPKQMYEQREHPLYQWGMTIDLAACTGCSACVVACSAENNIPVVGKKVVSQGREMAWIRIERYYDKIKTEDGGEELKVSFMPMMCQHCQNAPCEPVCPVYATYHNEEGMNAMVYNRCVGTRYCANNCSYKVRRFNWFQYEWPELLDWQLNPDVTKRTAGVMEKCSFCVQRIVGAKDIAKDLGRMVEDGEITPACVQTCPTQALTFGNLKDPNSRVSKLAKHERAYKVLNHHLNTQPSVSYLNDIRYKA
- the nrfD gene encoding polysulfide reductase NrfD; amino-acid sequence: MKHNQHTHDPKKEAPLTYAEVNDTVLKMLEPPGTGWYMLLFTCLAFLAMGASCWFYQMWSGFGESGKSSPIGWGTYITNFVFWVGIAHSGTLISAVLYLFRASFRQPIYRLAEAMTVFAVMTAGLFPIIHLGRPWYALWLMPYPNQRALWPNFRSPLLWDVFAVSTYFTISATFFFVGLIPDIAAARDRATTKFRKVLYGVTSLGWRNSHTQWKHYTAAYLIFAAFATPLVVSVHSVVSWDFAMSIVPGWHTTIFPPYFVAGAIFSGVGMVITLIIPLRKAFGLERLITPFHFDAMSKLILMTSGVVTYAYLTEFYIAWFSNNQFERFQFWFRPFGEFWMAFWGMTFCNCIFPLLLWVKSLRTNIAFLFVLSIFINIGMWLERFNIIFQSLTREFIPAAWGGYNFSWIEVGITLGAFGWFGMWMTLFIKFFPSVAIVEIKEILPPPMRNADDGHSHGMATHANAGH
- a CDS encoding c-type cytochrome codes for the protein MSVARFNKIKAVVVVVVAGLLLTGEALALPFNDDMVDVQKRTGAMMRDKVPGTVAIGMSDYYVASREAAEKLTNPLPGDANSIAHGKRLFAINCLPCHGDISKKPYAPGLVGAKALQTPPDLTLDMYKTRSDANIYATIHFGIRLMPGHGWKLSPTEHWDIVNYVKNQQSVNQ